The genomic stretch TACCGGCAACCACCGTGATAGAATCCGGTTTCACCTGCACTTCCTGCTCAACACCACGAATATTTATCGGAATTTTTTTGACTTTTTTTTCAGTAAATTTATCTGCCACAGCCAGCTTGGCAATAACAGTAGTTTCACCGATTAACTCCATGAATTCCGGGGAAAGATCAAGATGAACCGGAAGAGTGGTCGAGTGATCCAGTCCGCCGAGATGAATAACATAGGTTTTCAGGTCCTGTTCCAGCGTTACAAGGCTCTCCGGGCCGGAAACAAGAATTTTATCAGGAGTCAGGGAGACTTCTTTCAGAATGTATCCCTTTGCCACATCGCCTTCAGTTACAGCAGTGATAGGAATCTGTCGTTCCACCAGCTTGTCAATGGACAAGGTGATACTTGCCGGTTGCATTCTCAGGATAGAGATACCACTGGGAAGAGGAAAGGAAAGAGTTTCTGTATTTAGAACAATAGTATCCGATGTGGCCTCTGAAAGATCAAGCGATAGCGAAGGAGGGCGGTTACGCAACTCCTGGATGATACCCCGCGGACCGCGCAGAGTAACTGAAATTTCCTTCTGATACTGATTATAAATCACCAAATTCTTTGGAAGATTAAGCACCTCAATCGGAATATCCATACTCACATCTATCTGATCCGTGCCCACTGCCAAAAACCAGATCAAGATGCCAAGAGCAAGAGAAAGCAACTTCAGCAGGAGATCCTTATAATTTATTTTCCTCTTCCAATTACGCAACTGTTTAACCATCAAGGGGTGATCCTGTTTTATCCGACGTTTTTCCCTGCCGGTTCAACCTTTTTTTCGTCCATAAAGACCCACTGCTACTGCTAACAAAGAGTATCTCTTTCAACAGAGCCTCTAGCTTGATTTCATCCCGCATAGGCGTAATATCTCCTCCCTGCACAATGGAAATCTCCTGGGTCTCCTCAGAAACAACAATAACCACGGCATCAGTCTCTTCAGAAAGGCCCAAGGCTGCTCGGTGTCGTGTACCGTATCGCTTATCGATATCAGGATTTTTGGTCAAAGGAAGCAGGCAGGCCGCTGAATGAATTCTCCCTTTTTTGATCACAACAGCACCGTCATGCATGGGTGACATGGGAAAAAAGAGAGCCACTAACAACTCCTGCAACAATTTGGCATCAATAACAAAACCGGTTTCAATGTACTCAGCCAGGCCGGTGTCTCGCTCAATAATAATCAAGGCCCCTATACGTCGGCGGGCCATGTACACAGCCGCAGAAATAATTTCCGTGAGATCACGGGCAGCCATATTCTGGGTTTTCAGAAAAGGCGTCCTGCCCATTTCAGTCAGCACCCTGCGGATATCATCCTGAAAAATAACGACCAAAATCAACAAAATAGAGCTAAGAAGATAACGGAGCAGAAGCTGTAACGTCAGCAGATCCATCTGAATGGAGACAAAATAGACAAAGCTGACCACCAGAATTCCGAGCAACATCTGCACAGCCCTGGTCCCTCGAATCAAAAGAATCGTTCGATAAATAATAAAGGAAACAATGAGGATGTCGATAAGATCCTGCCAGCGGACCAAGTGGGGGAAATTAAAAGTATGGAGGAATTCAGGCATGAAGGAAAATATGGCCGGTCTCGGAAATAGTCT from Candidatus Electrothrix communis encodes the following:
- a CDS encoding CdaR family protein; the protein is MVKQLRNWKRKINYKDLLLKLLSLALGILIWFLAVGTDQIDVSMDIPIEVLNLPKNLVIYNQYQKEISVTLRGPRGIIQELRNRPPSLSLDLSEATSDTIVLNTETLSFPLPSGISILRMQPASITLSIDKLVERQIPITAVTEGDVAKGYILKEVSLTPDKILVSGPESLVTLEQDLKTYVIHLGGLDHSTTLPVHLDLSPEFMELIGETTVIAKLAVADKFTEKKVKKIPINIRGVEQEVQVKPDSITVVAGIPEKLISETPVLSMLFRASVNAGPGDFPRKVPVTVNGVTVPGHEPIRIISYSPTEVKVSLAKKITKKKE
- the cdaA gene encoding diadenylate cyclase CdaA; this encodes MPEFLHTFNFPHLVRWQDLIDILIVSFIIYRTILLIRGTRAVQMLLGILVVSFVYFVSIQMDLLTLQLLLRYLLSSILLILVVIFQDDIRRVLTEMGRTPFLKTQNMAARDLTEIISAAVYMARRRIGALIIIERDTGLAEYIETGFVIDAKLLQELLVALFFPMSPMHDGAVVIKKGRIHSAACLLPLTKNPDIDKRYGTRHRAALGLSEETDAVVIVVSEETQEISIVQGGDITPMRDEIKLEALLKEILFVSSSSGSLWTKKRLNRQGKTSDKTGSPLDG